The Winogradskyella schleiferi genome has a window encoding:
- a CDS encoding NRAMP family divalent metal transporter, producing the protein MSKLKTLLKNLGPGLLFASMAIGTSHLVLSTKAGAQYGWIMIIPIILANVLKYPFFEFGIRYTNVTGKSIIEGYHKRGKGYLWLYALITLITSVAGPAALCSITAGLFINLFGIEGISFTTIAVCLFVFNSILLIIGKYKLLETTLKFLIPILFIALLATTILVINSGSATTIVNFDPPKLFDELGVLFLITLIGWMPTAVEASSWLSLWSAEKYKVDQYKPTLKDALREFNTGYILTANLAIFFLIIGCMTLYGSGTELSGNAITFADQVITLFTIHIGDWAYVFIAVSAFATMYSTCLTQHDAISRVSIDIIGLLVGKHEKFAGKKYYAIGIIIIAIVSIVVLYTLGANLELILAIATTTSFVLAPIIGYMNLRNVMSSDVPEADRPKRGLQTLTYLGISFLSLLAFYYGWILIF; encoded by the coding sequence ATGTCTAAACTAAAAACGCTTTTAAAGAACCTTGGTCCTGGACTTTTATTTGCTAGTATGGCCATAGGTACGTCGCATTTAGTTCTTTCCACAAAGGCTGGCGCACAATATGGCTGGATTATGATTATTCCAATCATCTTAGCCAATGTCTTAAAATATCCTTTTTTTGAGTTTGGTATTCGCTATACTAATGTTACAGGAAAAAGTATTATTGAAGGTTACCATAAAAGAGGCAAAGGCTATTTGTGGCTTTATGCTTTGATAACTTTGATAACGAGTGTGGCAGGTCCTGCTGCACTTTGTTCGATAACCGCAGGACTTTTTATCAACCTCTTTGGTATTGAAGGTATTTCCTTTACTACGATTGCCGTTTGCTTATTTGTTTTTAATAGTATTTTATTAATTATTGGTAAGTATAAACTTTTAGAGACCACTTTAAAATTTCTAATTCCTATCCTATTTATTGCTTTGCTGGCAACAACTATTCTTGTTATCAATTCAGGATCGGCAACGACCATAGTTAACTTTGATCCACCTAAACTATTTGACGAATTAGGTGTTTTGTTTTTGATCACATTAATTGGTTGGATGCCTACAGCTGTTGAAGCCAGTAGCTGGTTGAGTCTTTGGAGTGCTGAAAAATATAAGGTTGACCAATATAAACCAACTTTGAAAGATGCGTTACGGGAATTTAATACGGGTTATATATTAACGGCTAATCTTGCTATTTTCTTCCTAATTATTGGATGTATGACACTTTACGGTTCTGGAACCGAATTGAGCGGTAATGCCATAACCTTTGCGGATCAGGTCATCACGTTATTTACCATCCATATTGGTGATTGGGCCTATGTTTTTATAGCAGTATCTGCCTTTGCAACAATGTACAGCACTTGCCTTACGCAACACGATGCCATTTCGAGGGTTAGTATTGATATCATTGGATTACTTGTTGGAAAACATGAAAAATTTGCTGGTAAAAAATACTACGCTATAGGCATCATTATTATAGCTATTGTTAGCATAGTTGTCCTCTATACTCTGGGTGCTAATTTGGAATTAATCCTTGCAATTGCAACAACGACCTCATTCGTTTTGGCACCAATTATTGGGTATATGAATTTGAGAAATGTGATGAGCAGTGATGTTCCCGAAGCTGATCGTCCTAAAAGAGGATTACAAACATTGACTTATCTCGGAATCAGTTTTTTGTCATTGCTGGCGTTTTATTATGGTTGGATTTTGATTTTTTGA
- the guaB gene encoding IMP dehydrogenase, translating to MTAHENKILGEGLTYDDVLLVPAFSEVLPREVNIQTKFTRNITINIPVISAAMDTVTESKMAIAMAQEGGIGVLHKNMTIEQQADKVRRVKRAESGMIIDPVTLPLTATVFDAKSNMAEHSIGGIPIVDDDGKLKGIVTNRDLRFEHENTKPIVEVMTKENLVTAAVGTSLKDAEKILQQNKIEKLLIVDDNFKLVGLITFRDITKVTQKPNANKDTFGRLRVAAAIGVTGDAVERASALVKAGVDAVIIDTAHGHTKGVVMVLKEIKKKFPKLEVIVGNIATGEAAKYLVEAGADAVKVGIGPGSICTTRVVAGVGFPQFSAVLEVAAAIKGTGVPVIADGGIRYTGDIPKAIAAGADTVMLGSLLAGTKESPGETIIYEGRKFKSYRGMGSVEAMKQGSKDRYFQDVEDDIKKLVPEGIVGRVPYKGELVESIHQFVGGLRAGMGYCGAKDIETLKESGRFVKITSSGINESHPHDVTITKEAPNYSR from the coding sequence ATGACAGCACACGAAAATAAAATCTTAGGTGAAGGTCTCACTTACGATGACGTCCTATTAGTTCCAGCATTTTCTGAAGTACTACCACGCGAAGTCAATATTCAAACAAAATTTACACGAAACATTACTATTAACATTCCTGTGATTTCCGCAGCAATGGATACGGTAACCGAAAGTAAAATGGCAATTGCCATGGCACAAGAAGGCGGAATAGGTGTGTTGCATAAGAACATGACGATTGAGCAACAAGCTGATAAAGTGCGTCGTGTAAAACGTGCGGAAAGCGGTATGATCATCGACCCAGTTACCTTACCATTAACGGCAACAGTTTTCGATGCCAAGTCCAATATGGCAGAACATAGTATTGGCGGCATACCGATTGTGGATGACGACGGAAAACTAAAAGGGATTGTAACCAATCGCGATTTACGCTTCGAGCACGAAAACACTAAGCCAATCGTAGAAGTTATGACCAAGGAAAACTTGGTTACTGCCGCTGTCGGAACCTCTTTAAAGGATGCTGAAAAAATACTTCAACAAAATAAAATCGAAAAATTACTCATCGTAGATGACAACTTTAAATTAGTAGGGCTAATTACATTTAGAGACATTACTAAAGTGACCCAAAAGCCAAATGCTAATAAAGATACTTTCGGAAGATTGCGTGTGGCTGCTGCTATTGGAGTTACAGGTGATGCGGTAGAAAGAGCCTCAGCTTTGGTAAAAGCTGGTGTTGATGCGGTAATTATAGACACAGCTCATGGTCATACCAAAGGCGTAGTCATGGTGCTTAAAGAAATTAAAAAGAAATTCCCTAAGCTTGAAGTTATTGTCGGCAATATTGCGACAGGTGAAGCCGCAAAATATTTAGTTGAAGCTGGTGCAGATGCCGTTAAAGTCGGAATTGGTCCAGGTTCAATTTGTACAACTAGAGTAGTGGCAGGCGTTGGATTTCCTCAGTTTTCTGCGGTTTTAGAAGTAGCTGCTGCGATAAAAGGCACTGGTGTTCCTGTTATTGCTGATGGAGGTATTCGTTATACAGGCGATATTCCTAAAGCGATTGCAGCAGGAGCAGATACCGTAATGTTAGGATCGCTCTTAGCGGGAACAAAAGAAAGTCCGGGAGAAACCATTATCTACGAAGGCCGAAAATTCAAATCTTATAGAGGCATGGGTTCTGTTGAAGCCATGAAACAGGGAAGTAAAGACCGTTATTTTCAAGATGTAGAAGATGATATCAAAAAATTAGTGCCAGAAGGTATTGTTGGTCGTGTGCCTTATAAAGGCGAATTGGTAGAAAGTATCCATCAATTTGTAGGTGGTCTTAGAGCAGGAATGGGTTATTGTGGTGCCAAAGACATCGAAACCTTAAAAGAATCAGGTCGTTTTGTAAAGATTACAAGTTCTGGCATTAACGAAAGTCACCCACATGATGTGACAATTACTAAGGAGGCCCCTAATTATTCACGTTAA
- a CDS encoding TonB-dependent receptor domain-containing protein translates to MKLKDYSLFIIFFVSVFFISAQHKVSGIVTSKVSQQPLNNVEVYDKVTGLLAKSNSEGYYEFTTKKQKLSLVFFSFEHQIIEIDLIIEDDVVLNQQLETIGEALTAVEITARKNKVFELTRLRDVEETAIYAGKKTEVVLVEQSMANLATNNARQLYSQVAGLNIYQNDDAGLQLNIGGRGLDPNRTANFNTRQNGYDISADVLGYPESYYSPASEGLKQIQVIRGAASLQYGTQFGGLINFVMKEPNPNKPIELITRNTLGSFGLYTNFTSLSGTKNKWSYYTFFNYKKGDGFRPNSEFESKNIYAHIGYQFNENTSLAAELTYLDYLAQQAGGLTDSMFNENPYQSNRARNWFEVDWLLYNVKFAHQFSEDTNFTFNFFGLNASRNALGFRTNRVSQVDPGVERDLIKGDFNNYGFETRLLSNYQIFNKEATFLIGSKFYNANNSQQQGPGSDGIGPDFNIRTDEFPNYSDQSDFDFPNLNVAVFGENIFYLNDKFSVTPGFRFEYIKTESEGFYKRINTDAAGNVIFEETVEDNRDFERNFVLLGLGLSYKPTTSLEVYGNISQNYRSVTFSDININNPAFVINPDITDEDGFTIDLGLRGNYKSFVSYDVGAFALFYNGRIGFVQKGLADGRVVSERGNIGDALMFGVESLFDFNLKKLFKMNNDFSLNYFINTSFIKSEYTSSDQPGIEGNNVEFVPDLNLKTGLRLGYKNLMANVQYTYLGRQFTDATNSVESNLSGVIGEIPEYDILDLSLSYTYKRFKLETGVNNLLDNAYFTRRATGYPGPGIISSAPRNWFTTLEVTF, encoded by the coding sequence ATGAAATTAAAGGACTATAGTTTATTCATAATATTTTTTGTCAGTGTATTTTTTATAAGCGCACAACATAAGGTCTCTGGTATTGTGACGAGCAAAGTATCACAACAACCACTAAACAATGTTGAAGTTTACGATAAGGTTACAGGATTATTGGCGAAGTCAAATTCGGAAGGTTATTATGAATTTACTACCAAAAAGCAAAAACTAAGTTTAGTATTCTTTTCGTTTGAACATCAAATTATCGAAATTGACCTAATAATTGAAGATGATGTTGTTTTAAATCAGCAATTAGAAACCATAGGCGAAGCATTGACAGCTGTCGAAATCACAGCACGTAAAAACAAGGTATTCGAGTTAACACGATTAAGGGATGTCGAAGAAACAGCCATTTATGCCGGTAAAAAAACTGAAGTGGTTTTAGTAGAACAATCCATGGCAAATTTGGCAACCAATAATGCTAGACAATTGTACAGCCAGGTGGCAGGTTTAAATATTTACCAAAATGATGATGCAGGATTACAACTTAACATTGGTGGTCGTGGACTGGATCCAAACCGAACGGCCAATTTCAACACCAGACAGAATGGTTACGATATTAGCGCAGATGTTTTAGGTTACCCTGAAAGTTATTACTCGCCAGCTTCCGAAGGGTTAAAGCAAATTCAGGTCATTCGTGGTGCTGCGTCCTTACAGTATGGAACACAATTTGGAGGACTCATTAATTTTGTGATGAAAGAACCTAATCCAAATAAGCCAATCGAACTCATTACCAGAAACACTTTAGGAAGTTTTGGTTTATATACCAATTTCACGAGTCTGAGTGGTACAAAAAACAAATGGAGTTATTACACATTTTTCAACTATAAAAAGGGCGATGGTTTTCGACCAAATTCAGAATTCGAATCTAAAAATATTTATGCACATATTGGATATCAGTTTAATGAGAACACCTCGTTGGCTGCAGAGCTTACCTATTTAGACTATTTAGCGCAACAAGCTGGTGGATTAACAGATAGCATGTTCAATGAAAACCCTTATCAAAGCAATAGAGCTCGAAATTGGTTCGAGGTAGATTGGTTGCTTTACAATGTTAAATTCGCACATCAATTTTCAGAAGACACCAACTTTACGTTTAATTTTTTCGGATTGAATGCCTCCAGAAATGCATTAGGTTTTAGAACCAATAGAGTGAGTCAAGTAGATCCTGGTGTGGAACGCGATTTAATAAAAGGCGATTTTAATAATTACGGTTTTGAAACACGTCTATTAAGTAATTACCAAATATTCAATAAAGAGGCAACATTCTTAATCGGTTCAAAATTTTATAATGCGAATAATAGTCAGCAACAAGGACCTGGTTCGGATGGAATAGGTCCTGATTTTAATATAAGAACCGACGAATTTCCAAATTATTCAGATCAATCAGATTTTGATTTTCCCAACTTGAATGTAGCTGTATTCGGTGAAAATATCTTTTACCTGAATGATAAGTTTTCGGTTACACCAGGTTTTCGATTCGAGTATATAAAGACTGAAAGCGAAGGGTTTTACAAACGCATCAACACAGATGCAGCTGGCAATGTTATTTTTGAAGAAACCGTAGAAGATAATCGTGATTTTGAAAGGAATTTTGTTCTGTTAGGCTTGGGACTTAGTTATAAACCAACCACGAGTCTAGAGGTTTATGGAAATATTTCCCAGAATTACCGTTCCGTTACGTTTTCGGATATTAATATCAACAATCCTGCTTTTGTAATAAATCCAGACATTACAGATGAAGATGGATTTACCATAGATTTAGGTCTAAGAGGAAATTATAAATCTTTTGTCTCTTACGATGTTGGTGCATTCGCTTTATTTTATAATGGTAGAATTGGATTTGTTCAAAAAGGACTGGCAGATGGCCGAGTAGTAAGTGAACGAGGTAATATTGGCGATGCCCTAATGTTTGGCGTGGAATCTTTATTCGATTTTAATTTAAAGAAGTTGTTCAAAATGAATAATGATTTCAGTCTTAATTATTTTATTAATACGTCATTCATAAAATCGGAATACACGAGCTCTGACCAACCAGGAATTGAAGGCAATAATGTAGAATTTGTTCCAGATTTAAATTTAAAAACAGGATTGCGATTAGGATATAAAAATTTGATGGCCAATGTGCAATACACTTATTTGGGTCGTCAATTTACAGATGCAACGAATTCGGTAGAATCAAATCTCAGCGGAGTCATAGGAGAAATTCCAGAGTATGATATTTTGGACCTATCATTATCATATACTTACAAAAGGTTTAAACTAGAAACAGGAGTCAATAATTTACTGGATAACGCCTATTTTACAAGACGGGCCACAGGCTATCCAGGACCGGGAATTATTTCTTCTGCACCTCGTAACTGGTTTACAACTTTAGAAGTTACATTTTAA
- a CDS encoding HTTM domain-containing protein produces the protein MPSKLNTYFKARSNAAPLAVFRIGFGVMMLASIIRFWSYGWIEKLYIEPKFHFSYYGFEFIKPIGNYTYLLFIICGLSAAFIALGLKYRIAIITFFLSFTYIELMDKTTYLNHYYFISVLSLLMCFLPASAYFSLDAIIRKKQYHQIPKWTIDAIKLLLGIVYVYAGLAKINSDWLFKAMPLKIWLPSKYDLPFIGDNILQQEWFHIAMSWSGMLYDLSIPFLLLYKRTRVFAFVLVVFFHIFTRVLFPIGMFPYVMIVGTLIFFDAKVHERLLEVFRKLFKFLKLKYVKLETSTYSFSNQNIILPILGLFFAIQLLLPFRYMLYPNELFWTEEGYRFSWRVMLMEKAGYAEFKIVDAKKAQSFSVNNSDFLTPFQEKQMSTQPDFILEYAKYLEQHFKAQGHENIEIYVDSYVALNGRSSERYIDPKVDLLKQTESFKPKNWILPFKDEIKGL, from the coding sequence ATGCCAAGTAAACTAAATACATATTTCAAAGCACGATCCAATGCGGCACCTTTGGCGGTATTCAGAATAGGTTTTGGGGTTATGATGTTGGCAAGTATTATTCGATTTTGGTCCTATGGCTGGATTGAGAAATTATATATTGAACCAAAATTTCATTTTTCTTATTATGGGTTCGAATTTATAAAACCCATTGGCAATTACACTTATCTTCTTTTTATTATTTGCGGACTTTCAGCTGCATTTATAGCTTTAGGCTTAAAGTACAGAATAGCTATCATAACCTTTTTTTTAAGCTTCACGTATATCGAGTTAATGGATAAGACCACCTATCTGAATCACTATTATTTTATAAGTGTGTTGAGTTTATTGATGTGTTTTTTACCAGCTAGTGCTTACTTTTCTTTAGATGCTATCATTAGAAAAAAGCAATACCATCAAATCCCTAAATGGACAATTGATGCTATTAAACTATTGTTAGGTATCGTTTATGTTTACGCTGGTTTAGCTAAAATTAATAGTGATTGGTTATTCAAGGCAATGCCACTAAAAATATGGCTACCATCCAAATATGATCTACCATTTATTGGAGACAACATTTTGCAACAAGAATGGTTTCACATCGCTATGAGTTGGTCTGGAATGTTGTATGATTTAAGTATTCCTTTTTTATTACTTTATAAACGCACGCGCGTTTTTGCATTCGTCCTTGTGGTGTTTTTCCACATTTTTACTCGGGTTTTGTTTCCTATCGGAATGTTTCCTTATGTAATGATTGTAGGCACCTTAATTTTTTTCGATGCAAAAGTACATGAACGCCTATTGGAGGTGTTTCGAAAACTATTCAAATTTTTAAAGTTGAAATATGTAAAACTTGAAACATCAACATATAGCTTTTCAAATCAAAATATAATTCTACCAATTTTAGGGTTGTTTTTCGCTATTCAATTACTTTTGCCATTTCGGTATATGTTGTATCCCAATGAATTATTTTGGACAGAAGAAGGCTATCGTTTTTCGTGGCGCGTGATGTTAATGGAAAAAGCGGGTTATGCTGAATTCAAGATTGTTGATGCTAAAAAAGCACAGTCGTTTTCGGTCAATAATTCAGATTTTTTAACGCCGTTTCAAGAAAAACAAATGAGCACGCAACCTGATTTTATTTTGGAATACGCAAAGTATTTAGAGCAACATTTCAAAGCGCAAGGGCATGAAAATATCGAAATTTATGTGGACAGTTACGTGGCGCTTAACGGACGTTCTAGTGAACGTTATATCGACCCAAAAGTAGATTTGTTAAAGCAAACGGAATCATTTAAACCAAAAAATTGGATTTTACCATTTAAGGATGAAATTAAAGGACTATAG
- a CDS encoding imelysin family protein has translation MIKKALILLAIVFVAAACSSSDEGPGTTNDNFDRTALLTNLADNIIVPVYEDLNFKLSDLVTQKNAFVAVPNQVNLDAFRTSWYNAYSVWQSAEMFTIGRAEEINYVFQMNIYPTNITDIQNNIQSQSYDLANVNNNDAVGFPALDYMLYGLADNDTELLEFYTTNPDASKYLAYASDVTDQMKALTQDVTTDWSTYAQTFIGNSSNTATGSINKLVNDYMFYYEKGLRANKIGIPAGNFSATPLPEKVEGYYRSNISKALATEALASVKDFFNGKAYNGNTSGESLASYLDYLNTIKNGEDLSTLINNQFDIAQSKINILDNNFTTQINTDNTKMTEAFDALQMAVVLLKVDMLQALNISVDYVDADGD, from the coding sequence ATGATTAAAAAAGCACTGATTCTTTTAGCTATTGTTTTTGTAGCTGCTGCTTGTAGTTCTTCAGATGAAGGTCCTGGGACTACTAACGATAATTTTGATAGAACAGCTTTATTGACCAATTTGGCTGACAATATTATTGTACCTGTTTATGAAGATTTAAACTTTAAACTATCAGATTTGGTGACTCAAAAAAATGCATTTGTCGCTGTACCAAATCAAGTTAATTTAGACGCTTTTAGAACGTCTTGGTACAACGCTTACAGCGTATGGCAGTCTGCTGAAATGTTCACTATTGGAAGAGCAGAAGAAATTAATTATGTTTTTCAAATGAATATCTATCCAACAAATATTACAGATATTCAGAATAATATTCAATCTCAGAGCTACGATTTGGCGAATGTTAATAATAATGATGCCGTAGGTTTTCCTGCTTTAGATTACATGTTATATGGTTTGGCAGATAATGACACAGAGCTATTAGAGTTTTATACAACAAATCCTGATGCTTCTAAGTATTTGGCTTACGCATCGGATGTAACTGATCAAATGAAAGCTTTAACACAAGATGTTACCACAGATTGGTCAACTTATGCACAGACTTTTATTGGCAATTCTAGTAATACAGCAACAGGTTCAATAAATAAGTTAGTTAATGATTATATGTTCTATTATGAAAAAGGATTGAGAGCTAATAAAATTGGAATTCCAGCTGGTAATTTCTCTGCAACACCTTTGCCTGAAAAGGTTGAAGGGTATTACAGAAGTAATATTTCCAAAGCATTAGCGACTGAAGCTTTAGCTTCGGTAAAAGACTTTTTTAACGGAAAAGCATATAATGGAAATACGTCAGGTGAAAGTTTAGCGTCATATTTAGATTATTTGAATACCATTAAAAATGGTGAGGATTTAAGCACATTAATCAATAATCAGTTTGATATTGCACAATCTAAAATCAATATCTTGGATAATAATTTTACCACTCAGATTAACACAGATAACACCAAAATGACTGAAGCTTTTGATGCTTTGCAAATGGCAGTGGTGCTGTTGAAAGTAGACATGTTACAAGCCTTGAATATAAGTGTCGATTATGTCGATGCCGATGGTGATTAG
- a CDS encoding DUF4856 domain-containing protein — translation MKKIALSLFVIGSILTSCSSDDDNGASEPQVVAPTTYQFERDGTTTVSFSGQTTRIAMGEEFVSALRDDSYTESQLDAMFAHVEGASDFADADLNASDKSIRSKVAASKDYYSANTTEANAIKSQFDTWISDQVTNVFPNWNNTASAGTAGQLQQAGGGSVRYINEKGFEINQLVAKGLIGSLMTDQILNNYLSPAVLDEASNITNNDNDVVEDGKSYTTMEHKWDEAFGYLYGAEADATMPSLDADSFLSEYMDRVDSDEDFTGIAQTVFDAFKLGRAAIVAKNYTVRDEQAEIIRENISKVLAVRGVYYLQRGKTILAEGDMASAFHQLSEGFGFVYSLQFTRVPGTTTPYFSKSEVDAFMAQVSADNGLWDVTADTIDTISNTIADRFDFTVEQTVN, via the coding sequence ATGAAAAAAATAGCCTTAAGTTTATTTGTAATTGGAAGTATTTTAACCTCATGCTCTAGTGATGATGACAACGGAGCATCAGAACCACAGGTAGTTGCGCCAACCACCTATCAATTTGAAAGAGATGGAACTACAACGGTGAGTTTTAGTGGACAAACTACTAGAATTGCAATGGGCGAAGAATTTGTAAGTGCATTAAGGGATGACTCCTACACAGAATCACAGTTAGATGCGATGTTTGCCCATGTTGAAGGTGCTTCAGATTTCGCTGATGCGGATTTAAATGCGTCAGATAAAAGTATACGAAGTAAAGTTGCTGCATCCAAGGATTATTACTCTGCCAATACAACAGAAGCCAATGCTATAAAATCGCAGTTTGATACTTGGATTTCCGATCAGGTGACTAATGTTTTTCCAAATTGGAATAACACAGCGTCGGCTGGTACTGCAGGTCAATTACAACAAGCTGGAGGCGGATCTGTGCGATATATCAACGAAAAAGGTTTTGAAATCAATCAATTAGTGGCGAAGGGTTTAATTGGTAGTTTAATGACCGACCAAATTCTTAACAATTACCTCAGTCCAGCGGTTTTAGATGAGGCTTCAAATATTACAAATAATGATAATGATGTGGTAGAAGATGGAAAATCCTATACGACAATGGAGCACAAATGGGATGAAGCTTTCGGTTACTTATATGGAGCTGAAGCAGATGCTACAATGCCGAGCTTAGATGCAGATTCCTTTTTAAGCGAATACATGGACCGTGTAGATTCTGACGAAGATTTTACTGGTATTGCACAAACTGTTTTCGATGCTTTTAAATTGGGAAGAGCTGCTATCGTAGCTAAAAATTATACGGTTAGAGATGAACAAGCTGAAATTATAAGAGAAAACATTTCAAAAGTTCTTGCAGTAAGAGGTGTATACTACTTACAAAGAGGAAAAACGATATTGGCTGAAGGTGATATGGCAAGTGCTTTTCATCAATTATCTGAAGGTTTTGGTTTTGTTTATAGCTTGCAATTTACGAGAGTACCAGGAACTACCACGCCTTATTTTTCAAAATCTGAGGTTGATGCGTTTATGGCGCAAGTATCAGCAGATAATGGCTTATGGGATGTCACTGCAGACACTATAGATACTATTTCTAATACGATTGCAGATCGTTTTGACTTTACGGTTGAGCAAACTGTAAATTAA
- a CDS encoding hydroxymethylglutaryl-CoA lyase: protein MNKAVKIIECPRDAMQGIKDFIPTQQKIQYIQSLLRVGFDTIDFGSFVSPKAIPQMVDTAEVLAQLDLSKTESKLLAIIANTRGATDASQHSEIDYLGFPFSISENFQMRNTHKTIAQSVITLSEILEIAENSQKKVVVYISMGFGNPYGDPWNVDIVGEWTERLAKMGVGILSLSDTIGSSDAENIDYLFSQLIPDYPNIEFGAHLHTTPSTWFEKIDAAYKAGCRRFDGAIQGFGGCPMAKDDLTGNMPTEKMLSYFTQKKAHDLNAMSFESSYNEATKIFSKYH, encoded by the coding sequence ATGAACAAAGCCGTTAAAATCATAGAATGTCCGCGCGATGCCATGCAAGGTATTAAGGATTTTATTCCTACGCAGCAAAAGATACAATACATTCAATCCTTATTACGCGTAGGTTTTGATACTATTGATTTTGGTAGTTTTGTATCGCCAAAAGCGATTCCTCAAATGGTGGACACAGCCGAAGTTTTAGCACAATTGGATTTAAGCAAAACTGAAAGTAAACTACTTGCCATTATTGCCAATACCAGAGGCGCAACGGATGCATCACAACATTCTGAAATCGATTATTTAGGATTTCCGTTTTCAATTTCCGAAAACTTTCAAATGCGAAATACGCATAAAACCATTGCTCAATCTGTAATCACGCTTTCTGAAATTTTGGAAATCGCAGAAAATAGCCAAAAAAAAGTAGTTGTCTATATTTCCATGGGATTTGGAAATCCTTATGGTGATCCTTGGAATGTAGATATCGTTGGCGAGTGGACGGAACGTTTGGCTAAAATGGGCGTTGGTATTTTATCGCTAAGTGATACCATTGGAAGCTCTGATGCCGAAAATATTGATTATTTATTTTCACAATTAATTCCAGATTATCCCAACATAGAATTCGGAGCCCATTTACATACCACACCAAGCACTTGGTTCGAAAAAATTGATGCCGCCTATAAAGCTGGTTGCCGACGTTTTGATGGTGCTATTCAAGGATTTGGTGGTTGCCCAATGGCAAAAGATGACTTAACAGGCAATATGCCAACTGAAAAAATGTTATCGTACTTCACTCAGAAAAAAGCGCATGATCTTAATGCGATGAGTTTTGAAAGTTCTTATAATGAAGCTACTAAGATTTTCAGCAAATACCATTAG
- a CDS encoding LysE family translocator: MNYDILISFALATSALAISPGPDNIYVLVQSISNGKSYGLATVCGLITGCIVHTTLLAFGVSAIIKANENLFFGIKLLGAIYLLFLAYKVYKSNAEITLNSENVPKKSLKQLFVQGFFMNVLNPKVTIFFLAFFPGFLFSESMSTVIQFYVLGGIFMLVSFIIFSAIALLAGQIKTFTLNNKNSGLILKWLQIIVFIGIAVFILI, from the coding sequence TTGAATTACGACATCCTCATATCATTCGCATTAGCAACATCAGCTTTAGCCATTTCGCCAGGACCAGATAATATCTATGTTTTAGTACAAAGTATAAGTAACGGCAAATCTTATGGACTGGCAACCGTTTGCGGATTGATTACAGGTTGTATTGTTCATACGACGCTGTTGGCATTTGGTGTTTCGGCAATTATAAAGGCGAATGAAAATTTATTCTTTGGCATAAAACTTTTAGGTGCCATTTATCTTTTATTTCTGGCTTATAAAGTCTACAAGTCGAATGCTGAAATTACGCTTAACTCAGAAAATGTTCCGAAGAAAAGTCTAAAACAGTTATTTGTACAAGGTTTTTTTATGAATGTCCTCAATCCTAAAGTCACGATTTTCTTTTTGGCATTTTTTCCAGGGTTCTTGTTCAGCGAATCGATGAGCACTGTAATTCAGTTTTATGTTTTGGGTGGCATATTTATGTTGGTGTCGTTTATTATTTTTTCTGCAATAGCTTTATTGGCAGGACAGATTAAAACTTTTACTTTAAACAATAAGAACTCAGGATTGATTTTAAAATGGCTTCAAATAATTGTATTTATTGGGATTGCCGTTTTTATTCTAATTTAG